One genomic window of Coffea eugenioides isolate CCC68of chromosome 1, Ceug_1.0, whole genome shotgun sequence includes the following:
- the LOC113772636 gene encoding spermidine hydroxycinnamoyl transferase-like, producing MVNLIASHIVKPARPIPTKVMYLSECDQCKPLTHATTVHFYKPENPELLKDATRVLKDSLSEALAAFYPLAGRLYQKDGGRVELRCNSMGALLLEAQSELKIEDFGDFCPTPQIRALIPPIDYNNTPLHEVPLLLVQITKFACGGVSLGSAVSHVIVDGQSGCHFVAEWAKIARGEKSGDQPYLDRTILQQYEEYPSSIAPKLQYPNFYPQPVLIGQSSSLEERKKATTCAMFQLSKEQIEQLKNNANNHHDLVHRTSNQPPFSRFVAVSAHIWKCLSKARMHSPDQETVLYVTVDFRNRLKPPLPGRYFGNAVLPVPARAIAGDLQSRPPSYASSKIKEAIDKVTDEYARAYLVCMKDMPEVSSSRHFHTVGCAQGLFFGNPNLLITSWAGLDVYKVNFGWGEAISMTPGSLGYDGRLFLIPGPNGDGSLIIPLRLQVEHINAFKKYFYEDI from the coding sequence ATGGTTAACTTGATAGCCTCTCACATTGTCAAACCAGCAAGGCCAATCCCCACGAAAGTAATGTATTTATCTGAGTGTGATCAATGTAAACCCTTGACTCATGCAACCACCGTTCACTTTTACAAGCCAGAAAATCCAGAATTGCTAAAAGATGCCACTAGGGTTTTGAAAGACTCATTAAGCGAAGCCTTGGCAGCTTTTTATCCTCTTGCTGGACGTTTATACCAGAAAGATGGAGGCCGAGTTGAGCTGCGTTGCAATTCCATGGGTGCTTTACTTCTTGAAGCTCAATCTGAACTCAAAATCGAGGATTTTGGAGACTTTTGCCCAACTCCACAAATCCGTGCCCTGATCCCACCTATAGATTACAATAATACTCCCCTTCATGAGGTACCCCTCCTTCTAGTCCAAATCACAAAGTTTGCCTGTGGTGGTGTTTCTTTAGGCTCGGCCGTGTCACATGTCATTGTGGACGGTCAAAGCGGGTGTCATTTTGTTGCCGAATGGGCAAAGATTGCACGCGGTGAAAAATCTGGTGATCAACCATACCTAGATCGTACAATTCTTCAACAATATGAAGAGTACCCATCGTCAATAGCTCCAAAATTACAATACCCCAACTTTTACCCACAACCCGTCCTGATAGGCCAGTCTAGCAGCTTAGAAGAGCGTAAAAAGGCTACTACCTGTGCCATGTTTCAGTTAAGTAAAGAACAAATTGAGCAGCTCAAGAACAACGCCAACAACCACCACGATTTGGTTCACAGAACTAGCAATCAACCCCCATTTAGCCGGTTTGTAGCTGTATCTGCACATATATGGAAGTGCTTATCCAAGGCCCGTATGCACAGCCCCGACCAAGAAACGGTTCTATATGTGACTGTGGATTTTCGCAATCGGCTTAAACCACCCTTGCCCGGAAGGTATTTTGGAAATGCTGTCTTACCTGTACCAGCAAGAGCCATTGCAGGTGATCTCCAATCGAGGCCACCAAGCTATGCTTCAAGCAAAATTAAGGAAGCAATAGACAAGGTTACAGATGAGTATGCAAGGGCATATCTTGTTTGTATGAAGGACATGCCAGAGGTATCTAGCAGTCGACATTTTCACACTGTTGGTTGTGCACAGGGGTTGTTCTTTGGAAATCCCAATTTGCTTATTACTAGTTGGGCTGGGCTGGACGTGTACAAAGTCAATTTTGGGTGGGGAGAAGCAATTTCCATGACCCCTGGGTCATTAGGTTATGATGGAAGACTCTTCCTTATTCCTGGTCCTAATGGGGATGGATCGTTGATTATCCCACTGCGCCTGCAAGTAGAACATATTAATGCTTTTAAGAAGTATTTCTATGAAGATATATAA
- the LOC113779519 gene encoding spermidine hydroxycinnamoyl transferase-like has translation MVNLIASHVVKPAKPIPTKVMFLSECDQRVPVTHVTIVHFYKPESPELLKDATGVLKESLSEALVAFYPLAGRLYQKDGGRVELQCNSMGALLVEAQSELKIQDFGDFCPTPQIRALIPPIDNNNAPLHEVPLLLAQITKFACGGVSIGLAVSHVIADGHSGCHFVSEWAKIARGEKSDDQPFLDRTIFQKYEDDHPSSTAPKLQYSDFFPLPVLIGQSSSLEERKKATICAMLKLSKDQIEQIRNKANYQDLMIHKTSNQSPFSRFVAVSAHIWKCLSKARMHNPAQETVLYVNMDFRNRLKLPLPGRYFGNAVLPVPTRAIVGDLQSRPLSYASSKIKEAIENVTDEYVRSYLVCMKNIPEVSSSRHFHAVGCPQGLFLGNPNLIFTTWVGLGLYKADFGWGNQIFLTPGSVAYDGKLFVIPSPNGDGSLFIPLCLQAEHINAFKKHFYDDI, from the coding sequence ATGGTTAACTTGATTGCCTCTCACGTCGTCAAACCAGCAAAACCAATCCCCACAAAAGTAATGTTTTTATCTGAGTGTGATCAACGTGTGCCCGTGACTCATGTAACTATCGTCCATTTTTACAAGCCAGAAAGTCCAGAATTGCTAAAAGATGCCACTGGGGTTTTGAAAGAATCACTAAGCGAAGCCTTGGTGGCGTTTTATCCGCTTGCTGGACGTTTATACCAGAAAGATGGGGGCCGAGTTGAGCTGCAGTGCAATTCCATGGGAGCTTTACTTGTTGAAGCACAATCTGAACTCAAAATCCAGGATTTCGGAGACTTCTGTCCAACCCCACAAATCCGTGCCCTGATCCCACCTATAGATAACAATAATGCTCCCCTTCATGAGGTACCGCTCCTTCTAGCGCAAATTACAAAGTTTGCCTGTGGTGGTGTTTCTATAGGCTTGGCCGTGTCACATGTCATTGCGGACGGCCACAGCGGGTGTCATTTTGTTTCCGAATGGGCAAAGATTGCACGTGGTGAAAAATCTGATGATCAACCATTTCTAGATCGAACAATTTTTCAGAAATATGAAGACGATCACCCATCATCAACAGCCCCAAAATTACAATACTCGGACTTTTTCCCACTACCCGTCCTGATAGGCCAGTCTAGCAGCTTGGAAGAGCGTAAAAAGGCTACCATCTGTGCCATGCTTAAGTTAAGTAAAGACCAAATTGAGCAGATCAGGAACAAGGCCAACTACCAAGATTTGATGATTCACAAAACTAGCAATCAAAGCCCCTTTAGCCGGTTTGTAGCAGTATCTGCACATATATGGAAGTGCTTATCCAAGGCCCGTATGCACAACCCCGCCCAAGAAACGGTTCTATATGTGAATATGGATTTTCGCAATCGGCTTAAACTACCCTTGCCCGGAAGGTACTTTGGAAATGCTGTCTTACCTGTACCAACAAGAGCCATTGTAGGTGACCTCCAATCGAGGCCACTAAGCTATGCTTCAAGCAAAATTAAGGAAGCAATAGAGAATGTTACAGATGAATATGTAAGGTCATATCTTGTTTGTATGAAGAACATTCCGGAGGTATCTAGCAGTCGACATTTTCACGCCGTTGGTTGTCCGCAGGGGTTGTTCTTAGGAAATCCCAATTTGATCTTTACAACTTGGGTTGGTCTGGGCTTGTACAAAGCCGATTTTGGGTGGGGAAATCAAATTTTCTTGACCCCTGGGTCAGTTGCTTATGATGGAAAACTCTTCGTTATTCCTAGTCCTAATGGAGATGGATCGTTATTTATACCATTGTGCCTACAAGCAGAACACATTAATGCTTTTAAGAAGCATTTCTATGATGATATATGA